One part of the Pseudemcibacter aquimaris genome encodes these proteins:
- a CDS encoding ArsR/SmtB family transcription factor yields the protein MKQELAVKRMAELGHDTRMSVYRLLVKAGNNGLPVGEIQEHLNVSGSTLSHHIHRLMHAGLVRQERDGRTLYCFAELDALKEVVNFLDAECCTL from the coding sequence ATGAAACAGGAATTAGCAGTAAAAAGAATGGCGGAACTTGGGCATGACACACGCATGTCGGTTTATCGCTTGCTGGTGAAGGCGGGCAATAATGGCCTTCCAGTTGGTGAAATTCAGGAACACCTTAATGTTTCCGGGTCAACACTATCGCACCATATCCACCGTTTGATGCATGCAGGACTTGTCCGTCAGGAAAGGGACGGTAGAACGCTTTACTGTTTTGCAGAACTTGATGCCTTGAAAGAGGTGGTGAACTTTTTAGACGCCGAGTGCTGTAC